Below is a genomic region from Candidatus Methylomirabilota bacterium.
CGAGACGATTCTCCTGGTCGAGGACGAAGACGAGGTCCGGGGGCTGGTCCGGAAGATGCTGCGGGTGCGCGGCTATACCGTGCTGGAGGCCGGCGGCGGCCCCCAGGCGCTCGAGCTGAGCCGGACCCACCCCGGCCCGATCGATCTGCTGGTGACGGACGTCGTGATGCCGCAGATGAGCGGGGCCGAGCTGGCGTCCCGCCTCACGCCCTTGCGCCCGGCCATGCGCGTGCTCTACATTTCGGGCTACACGGACGATGCGATCGGCCACCACGGCGTGCTCGAGCCCGGGGTGGCCTTCCTCCACAAGCCATTCACGGCCCAGGCCCTGGCGACCAAGGTGCGCGAGGCGCTCGAGACAGCCGCGCGGGCGGCGGTCGCGTCGTCCGAGGCATCCTAGCCCCACGGGCCCGGGCTCGCCGCGAGGAGGCCGATTCGGATGGAAGATGCCGGGGGAGCCCTCGTGCTCGTCGCCGACGACGAGCCGGACGTCCTGGACCTGGTGAGCAGTGTCCTCGCGAAGGCGGGGTTTCGGAGCCTCACGGCCGCCGACGGCGACGAGGTCGTCGAGCTGGCGCGCCGGCACCGGCCGGCCGCCATCGTGCTCGACCTGATGATGAAGGCCGTCGACGGCTACACGACGCTCACGCGCCTCCATGGCCACCCGTTGACCAAGGACATCCCGGTCATCATCCTGACCGGGCAGGCCGACCCGCGCTACCAGACCCTGAGCGCGGGGGTGGGGGCGGTGGCCCACGTGACCAAGCCGTTCTCGCCGCGCCACTTCACGGAGACGGTACGGCGCGTGGTGGCCGGCCAGCTGTCCTGATCCGGCCGTCTCGGGGCTCCGAGCGATCGGCGCGCGACGCGGGGTGAGCCGCGTGTTCTTCGGCTGGTGGGTGGCCCTGGCCCTGGCCGTGATGGTGTTCCTCTCCACCGGCATCCGCTTCACGGTGGGCCCGTTCCTCAAGGACGTGGTCGCGGACCTCGACATCGACCGGGCCAGCTTCTCGCTGGTCGTGTCGCTCAGCCTGTTCCTCTACGGCGTCTTCATGCCGTTCGTGGGCCGCCTCGTCGATCGAGTGGGGGCGCGCCCGATCATGGTGACCGGGACGCTCGTGCTGGCGGGCGCGGTCGCCGCCACCGGCCAGGTGACGAGCCTCTGGCAGCTCTACCTGGTCTACGGCGTCTGCGTGGCGCTCGGGCTGGCGGCCACGGGACACGTCGTCGGGGCGGCGGTGATCGTCCGCTGGTTCACCAGGCGTCGGGCCACCGCGCTGTCCCTGCTCGGGGGCGCCTCGATGGCCGGCATGAGTCTGCTGGTGCCGGTCGCCACGTGGCTGATCCTCACCCTCGGCTGGCGGGCCACCTACGGCGTGATGGGCGCCGCGATCCTCGTCGTCCTGCTGCCGCTGACCGGATGGCTGGTGCGCGACTCGCCGGAGGTGATGGGTCTCGCCCCTGACGGGGTGACCGGGGACGCGCCGCCGATCGGTCCGGCGACGGGCGAGCGCACGGAGGTCGGCACCGCCCTGCGGACGCTCTCCTTCTGGCAGCTCTCGGGGGGCATGTTCACGTGCGGCTTCTCGATGAGCCTGCTCTCCGCGCACGGCCTGCCGATGCTGACCGACCACGGCTATCACGCCATGCTCGCCTCCGGGGCGATCGGGGTGCTCGGGGGCACCAGCGTGGGGTTCGCGCTGGTGCTCGGCGCGCTCGCCGACCAGGTCGGCCG
It encodes:
- a CDS encoding response regulator, with protein sequence MEDAGGALVLVADDEPDVLDLVSSVLAKAGFRSLTAADGDEVVELARRHRPAAIVLDLMMKAVDGYTTLTRLHGHPLTKDIPVIILTGQADPRYQTLSAGVGAVAHVTKPFSPRHFTETVRRVVAGQLS
- a CDS encoding MFS transporter; the protein is MSRVFFGWWVALALAVMVFLSTGIRFTVGPFLKDVVADLDIDRASFSLVVSLSLFLYGVFMPFVGRLVDRVGARPIMVTGTLVLAGAVAATGQVTSLWQLYLVYGVCVALGLAATGHVVGAAVIVRWFTRRRATALSLLGGASMAGMSLLVPVATWLILTLGWRATYGVMGAAILVVLLPLTGWLVRDSPEVMGLAPDGVTGDAPPIGPATGERTEVGTALRTLSFWQLSGGMFTCGFSMSLLSAHGLPMLTDHGYHAMLASGAIGVLGGTSVGFALVLGALADQVGRRSVLAWLYGTRAILLVAMFLIRDHPVALVALAALGGASMSGSLAMTSALTADIFGRFSVGSVFGTIFLVHQTGAAAGVWLGGVLFELSGGYGVVFTVASAQLLAAAVLSLTIDERVRCGPRFGLAAAGRPEVTR